The genome window GCCCACCAGAAGGCGAAGCGGCTTCTCGACCAGGTGGACGAATATTTTTGAGTTAGATAACCGATGAAGGAGATGTTGATGACTGGAGAAAAAATGTTTGCAATACCCCGGAACCTCTGTGGGCGAGCACCCGATCCCGGACCCTGTTTTTGCGGCACTCTGCGCTGGGCCGTCGTCTTTGTTCTGATGCTCGCCTTTTGTATGCCGGCACCAGGTGCGGCTCAGAACGTGGTCTTGAAGCTGGGAACGTTAGCTCCTGAAGGAAGCGCGTGGGTCAAGGCCTTCCGTGACATCAACAAGGAGTTGGAGCAGAAGACGAACAAACAAGTCACGCTTCGTATCTTTCCCGGAGGCATGCTCGGCGATGAAGTAGATATGCTACGCAAGATCAAGGTAGGTGAAATCCAGGGCGCGCTGCTCACCGGCGGCGGTCTGGGAGTCATCTTCAAAGACTTCAGGATTCTTGGCTTACCTTTTCTTTTTCAGAATTACCAGGAGGTTGACGCGGTCCTTGAGCGTATGGATAATCTTTTTCAGAAAGGACTGCTCGACAATGGCTTCAAATGGATGGGCTGGGCAGAACAGGGCTTTATCTACCTTCTCTCGAAGGAGCCGATCAAAAATGCCGCGGATCTCAAAAAAGGCAAGGTCTGGATCTGGGAGGACACGCCAATCGGGAGAGCGGTTTTCAAGGAACTGGGTGTCAATGCCATACCTTTGCCGGTTACGGATGTGCTCATGGCCCTGCAGACCGGCATGGTCGACACGGTCTACAGCTCGCCTCTTGCGGCTATAGCCGTGCAATGGTTTACAAAGGTCTCGTACATGACGAATGTACCGCTGGCCTACTCGGCAGGTGCAGTAGTTCTCAAGAAGGCTGATTTCGAAAAGATCCCGCAGGCTCAGAGGCCTCTGGTCGAAGCAGCATTCAGACAGCAGCTTGCACCGCTGAAGGAGCAACTCCGGAAGGAAAACGAGAAAGCAATCCAGGTGCTTCAGGCCAAGGGCATCAAGCTCATCACCCCTTCCGCCGGCGACGTCAAGGAGCTTCAGGCCATTTGCTTCAAAGGCATTTCCACCCTCGGGGAAGATCAGTTCTCGAAAAAGAGCCTCGAGGAGGAGAGGAATATTCTCAAGACGCTGCGCAAAGAGAACTGATGCAGATGCCTTTCCTCAAAAGATTGGGCTCATGGTACGATCAACTGGAAGAGGTGCTTCTCGTCTGTATGATG of Syntrophorhabdales bacterium contains these proteins:
- the dctP gene encoding TRAP transporter substrate-binding protein DctP; this translates as MTGEKMFAIPRNLCGRAPDPGPCFCGTLRWAVVFVLMLAFCMPAPGAAQNVVLKLGTLAPEGSAWVKAFRDINKELEQKTNKQVTLRIFPGGMLGDEVDMLRKIKVGEIQGALLTGGGLGVIFKDFRILGLPFLFQNYQEVDAVLERMDNLFQKGLLDNGFKWMGWAEQGFIYLLSKEPIKNAADLKKGKVWIWEDTPIGRAVFKELGVNAIPLPVTDVLMALQTGMVDTVYSSPLAAIAVQWFTKVSYMTNVPLAYSAGAVVLKKADFEKIPQAQRPLVEAAFRQQLAPLKEQLRKENEKAIQVLQAKGIKLITPSAGDVKELQAICFKGISTLGEDQFSKKSLEEERNILKTLRKEN